Proteins encoded by one window of Aphidius gifuensis isolate YNYX2018 linkage group LG2, ASM1490517v1, whole genome shotgun sequence:
- the LOC122848568 gene encoding carbonic anhydrase 2-like translates to MIKKENYFLIFSLLFVRTVSVSSFGYSKRQQHMWSQEFKKCDGNLQSPIALSTKKSVRLPLPALEMNGYHDFLFQPLSLKNNGHSVSLNFEKNKIKNKRSPFIFGGLLNINQEYELEGLHFHWGRKNDRGSEHSLNGVRYPMEMHIIHRNMAYPKMENAMVNVDGLAVLGIFFQLQDNDNENLKPLSQNLPSIRWIDNQISLNTSITLSSLLPNDIDTFYTYRGSLTTPPCSEAVTWIIFSTPVPISFRQMNQFRILSNGEDILADNYRKLQKLGKRKVYLRKLIQNYSSYYNQFDVNVTSLDWYWQ, encoded by the exons atgataaaaaaagaaaattattttttaattttttctttattatttgtaagaaCTGTATCGGTTTCTTCATTTGGATATTCAAAACGTC aacaACATATGTGGTctcaagaatttaaaaaatgtgatGGTAATTTACAATCACCAATAgctttatcaacaaaaaaatcagtGCGATTACCATTGCCAGCACTTGAAATGAATGGctatcatgattttttatttcaaccattgtcattaaaaaataatggtcATTCtgtatcattaaattttgaaaagaataagataaaaaataaaagatcaCCTTTTATATTTGGTgggttattaaatattaatcaggAGTATGAATTAGAAGGACTTCATTTTCATTGGGGACGAAAAAATGATCGAGGATCAGAGCACAGTCTAAATGGAGTAAG ATATCCAATGGAAATGCATATTATTCACCGAAACATGGCATATCCTAAAATGGAAAATGCAATGGTCAATGTCGATGGCCTAGCTGTtcttggaatattttttcaa ttacaggataatgataatgaaaatttaaaaccatTGTCACAAAATTTACCATCAATACGTTGGATTGATAATCAAATTAGTTTGAATACTTCAATAACATTGAGCTCATTGTTACCCAATGACATTGACACTTTTTATACATATCGTGGATCATTAACAACACCTCCATGTAGTGAAGCTGTTACttggataatattttcaacaccAGTTCCAATATCTTTTAGACAa aTGAATCAATTTagaattttatcaaatggTGAAGATATTCTTGCTGATAATTATCGAAAACTTCAAAAACTTGGAAAACGAAAAGTTTATTTacgaaaattaattcaaaattattcgagttattataatcaatttgaCGTTAATGTAACAAGTCTCGATTGGTATTGgcaatga